Proteins encoded in a region of the Isoalcanivorax pacificus W11-5 genome:
- a CDS encoding GDYXXLXY domain-containing protein: MSTDTLHTLTEKPMNWRSGLLVLAALLQLAILAGVYLGAKYPVWTGEPVTLRVVPVDPRDLFRGNYARLNYQVSSLPASLLPDNETLREGQRVYVTLTPGDDGFWQASALSAERPAQGTVLRGRVLWVSGEQYALRFGIEAWFAPKEKALALEDTLREGGAAQVMLAANGKAALVAVGERPSEFVDKQQQ; this comes from the coding sequence ATGAGCACTGATACGCTGCACACGTTGACCGAAAAACCGATGAACTGGCGTAGCGGATTGCTGGTGCTGGCGGCGCTGCTGCAACTGGCGATTCTGGCCGGCGTGTACCTGGGGGCGAAATACCCGGTCTGGACCGGCGAGCCGGTGACGCTGCGCGTGGTGCCGGTGGACCCGCGCGATCTGTTCCGGGGCAATTACGCCCGGCTCAATTATCAGGTGTCGTCGTTGCCGGCCTCGCTGCTGCCCGACAACGAAACCCTGCGTGAAGGCCAGCGTGTGTACGTGACGCTGACGCCCGGTGACGACGGCTTCTGGCAGGCCAGCGCGCTGAGCGCGGAGCGGCCGGCGCAGGGCACGGTGTTGCGTGGCCGGGTGCTGTGGGTCAGTGGTGAGCAGTATGCGCTGCGCTTCGGTATTGAAGCCTGGTTCGCGCCGAAAGAAAAAGCACTCGCACTGGAAGACACCCTGCGCGAAGGTGGCGCCGCGCAGGTGATGCTGGCGGCGAATGGCAAGGCGGCGCTGGTGGCGGTGGGCGAGCGGCCGTCAGAGTTCGTGGACAAGCAACAGCAGTGA
- a CDS encoding pirin family protein — MYTLTRDALSLDGFAGLRERLYVMDSRRFGDQRLPDSSEGLGQLVYLADAIFLPHGSTRAHEHSAVDIISVVVRGRVRHEGSLGDGEVLEAGDVQVQYAGAYGFRHNEINPNDSGTHMIQLWLQPRRHEGPPRYRVCRPAPDERTAVYGKYSGDTRIDVWRASAGRQAGQPGRMLGYLVYGSVRVTEGEQTHHLAAETLFIGDDLILDADSASLLLLVHEL; from the coding sequence GTGTACACCCTGACCCGCGACGCACTCAGCCTGGATGGCTTCGCCGGATTGCGCGAGCGTCTCTACGTGATGGATTCCCGTCGCTTCGGCGACCAGCGCCTGCCGGACAGCAGCGAAGGGCTGGGCCAGCTGGTGTACCTGGCCGACGCCATTTTTCTGCCGCACGGCAGCACGCGCGCCCATGAACACAGCGCCGTGGACATCATCTCGGTGGTGGTGCGCGGCCGCGTGCGCCATGAAGGCAGCCTGGGAGACGGCGAAGTGCTCGAAGCCGGCGACGTGCAGGTGCAATACGCTGGCGCGTACGGCTTTCGCCACAACGAAATCAACCCGAACGACAGCGGCACGCACATGATCCAGCTCTGGCTGCAGCCACGGCGGCACGAAGGCCCGCCCCGTTACCGGGTCTGCCGGCCGGCGCCGGATGAACGCACGGCGGTCTACGGGAAATACAGCGGTGATACGCGCATCGACGTATGGCGCGCCAGCGCAGGCCGGCAGGCCGGCCAGCCCGGACGGATGCTGGGTTATCTGGTCTACGGCAGCGTGCGTGTCACCGAAGGCGAACAGACACACCACCTGGCAGCGGAAACCCTCTTTATCGGCGACGACCTGATACTGGACGCCGACAGCGCGTCACTGCTGTTGCTTGTCCACGAACTCTGA
- a CDS encoding helix-turn-helix domain-containing protein, with the protein MSTLLRLTGAWTRLLTDWLDTQSLPAPDIRATLAQYAPDDSVPVDVWRTLLQQAVTRVPSQAAPELSIGTGVQPHHVGVLGYLVLATDTLGEAMLAYQRYERLFYGVSLAEVAVSGDDTELRWPAASVPLGQLADGTAIAALVTFLRRQLPPPAPAPTLVTFVGAPQRIGDADAYRRFFECPVQFNDSHVRVRFPTRLLAMPMPHRDPALRALLDRQAQALLTALPDTDAFDRALRQTLPRLLTDGRAGLPDMARALHMSSRTLQRRLGEHGVSWQQFLDHARSGLAAEYLADHTLTLSDVALLLGFSEQSALTRAFRRWHGVTPGRWRRQHGAPD; encoded by the coding sequence ATGAGCACGCTGCTACGCCTGACCGGTGCCTGGACCCGCCTGCTGACCGACTGGCTCGACACCCAGTCGCTGCCGGCGCCGGACATCCGCGCCACCCTGGCCCAGTACGCCCCGGATGACAGCGTGCCTGTGGACGTCTGGCGTACGCTGTTACAGCAGGCGGTCACGCGGGTGCCCTCGCAGGCAGCGCCGGAACTGTCCATCGGCACCGGTGTGCAGCCCCACCACGTCGGGGTACTGGGCTATCTGGTGTTGGCGACCGATACGCTCGGCGAAGCGATGCTGGCCTACCAGCGTTATGAGCGGCTGTTCTACGGTGTGAGCCTGGCGGAAGTGGCAGTCAGCGGCGACGACACCGAACTGCGCTGGCCGGCCGCATCGGTACCGCTGGGGCAACTGGCCGACGGCACCGCCATCGCCGCCCTGGTGACCTTTCTGCGACGTCAGCTACCGCCCCCGGCACCCGCCCCGACACTGGTCACCTTTGTCGGTGCGCCACAACGCATCGGGGACGCCGACGCCTACAGGCGTTTTTTCGAATGCCCGGTGCAGTTCAACGACAGCCATGTGCGCGTGCGCTTCCCCACCCGTCTGCTGGCCATGCCGATGCCCCATCGCGATCCGGCCCTGCGCGCACTGCTCGATCGCCAGGCACAGGCCCTGCTCACGGCGCTGCCGGACACCGACGCCTTCGACCGCGCCCTGCGGCAGACCCTGCCGCGCCTGCTGACCGACGGTCGCGCCGGCCTGCCGGACATGGCCCGCGCCTTGCACATGTCATCCCGCACGCTGCAACGCCGGCTCGGCGAGCACGGCGTCAGCTGGCAACAATTTCTTGATCACGCCCGCTCGGGACTGGCCGCCGAATACCTGGCGGATCACACCCTGACCCTCAGTGACGTGGCACTGCTGCTCGGCTTTTCCGAACAGAGCGCCCTTACCCGCGCCTTCCGCCGCTGGCATGGCGTCACCCCCGGGCGCTGGCGCCGCCAGCACGGCGCCCCCGACTAA
- a CDS encoding sterol desaturase family protein, with translation MSLFDMFMAMLHQSGLLALRDLLPAWLALDLRQLIFVVVTPVFIGVTVWEYRRIRHDPALFNVPEAIRNFMLGMGYQVTELLFAGVLMFPVYAFVYHHRLFDLELNVWTGLLVFVGTDFVYYWMHRTNHRVRWFWASHVVHHSSERMNFSTAMRQSALNIFNGQWLFYVPMIWLGFNPVWIGVAYALSLVYQFFIHTTLVTRLPAVIEFFFNTPSHHRVHHGRNPGYIDTNYGGILIIFDRLFGTFADEREKERIHYGVTQPPPAQDLITLWTHEYQAMFRDMTKRGAVWQRLQHLWRPPEWQRPMARENVCGEGSKDRVTD, from the coding sequence ATGTCCCTGTTCGACATGTTCATGGCAATGCTTCACCAGAGTGGCCTGCTGGCATTGCGCGACCTGCTGCCGGCCTGGCTGGCGCTGGATCTGCGGCAACTGATTTTCGTGGTCGTCACGCCGGTGTTCATTGGTGTCACGGTGTGGGAATACCGCCGTATCCGCCATGATCCGGCGCTGTTCAATGTGCCGGAGGCGATCCGCAATTTCATGCTCGGCATGGGGTATCAGGTGACGGAGCTGCTGTTTGCCGGTGTGCTGATGTTCCCGGTATATGCGTTCGTCTACCACCACCGGCTGTTCGATCTGGAGCTGAATGTGTGGACCGGGCTGCTGGTTTTTGTCGGCACCGATTTTGTCTATTACTGGATGCACCGTACCAATCACCGGGTGCGCTGGTTCTGGGCCTCGCACGTGGTGCATCACTCCTCGGAACGGATGAATTTCTCCACCGCCATGCGCCAGAGCGCGCTGAATATCTTCAATGGCCAGTGGTTGTTCTATGTGCCGATGATCTGGCTTGGCTTCAATCCGGTGTGGATCGGTGTGGCCTATGCGCTGTCGCTGGTGTACCAGTTCTTTATTCACACCACGCTGGTGACACGGCTGCCTGCGGTGATCGAGTTTTTCTTCAATACGCCCAGCCATCATCGTGTGCACCATGGCCGCAATCCCGGCTACATCGACACCAACTACGGCGGCATCCTGATCATCTTCGACCGGCTGTTCGGCACCTTTGCTGATGAGCGCGAGAAGGAACGCATTCACTATGGTGTCACCCAGCCACCGCCGGCCCAGGACCTGATCACGTTGTGGACGCACGAGTATCAGGCTATGTTTCGGGACATGACGAAACGGGGCGCCGTCTGGCAACGCCTGCAACATCTGTGGCGGCCACCGGAGTGGCAGCGGCCCATGGCGAGGGAGAATGTGTGTGGCGAAGGAAGCAAGGATCGCGTTACTGATTGA
- a CDS encoding NYN domain-containing protein, with protein MCVAKEARIALLIDCDNVSYRSAEGVLDELSKYGKVNVRHAYGNWKSEQLKGWEEQLHPLAIKPIQQFAYTTGKNATDAAMIIDAMDILYAGNVDAFALMTSDSDFTPLVMRLLAEGKLVYGFGAKKTPQPFVKACSQFIYTENLEKDEEDDDTEADLLAKRKLPRAKLRNDAGLVRLLRNAVAQSAEEDGWSNLSRVGQYISNNASFSPVNYGYKKLSDLIRASDLFAIEMRNGTLMYIRDARAK; from the coding sequence ATGTGTGTGGCGAAGGAAGCAAGGATCGCGTTACTGATTGACTGTGACAACGTCAGTTATCGTTCCGCGGAAGGGGTGCTGGATGAACTGTCGAAGTACGGCAAGGTGAATGTGCGGCACGCTTACGGCAACTGGAAAAGCGAACAGCTCAAGGGCTGGGAAGAACAGTTGCACCCGCTGGCGATCAAGCCGATCCAGCAGTTTGCCTACACCACCGGCAAGAACGCCACCGATGCGGCCATGATCATCGACGCGATGGATATTCTCTACGCCGGCAACGTGGACGCCTTTGCGCTGATGACCAGCGACAGCGACTTCACCCCGCTGGTGATGCGGCTGCTGGCGGAAGGCAAGCTGGTGTACGGGTTCGGCGCAAAGAAAACCCCGCAGCCGTTTGTGAAAGCCTGCTCGCAGTTTATCTATACCGAGAACCTGGAAAAGGACGAGGAAGACGACGACACCGAGGCGGACCTGCTGGCGAAACGCAAGTTGCCCCGGGCAAAGCTGCGCAATGATGCCGGGCTGGTGCGCCTGCTGCGCAATGCGGTGGCGCAGTCCGCCGAGGAGGATGGCTGGTCGAATCTGAGTCGTGTCGGGCAGTACATCTCCAACAACGCTTCCTTTTCGCCCGTGAATTACGGCTACAAGAAACTCAGCGATCTGATTCGCGCGAGTGACCTGTTTGCGATTGAAATGCGCAACGGCACCTTGATGTATATCCGCGACGCGCGCGCAAAATAG
- a CDS encoding VOC family protein: protein MQQRVSVITLSVADIARSKAFYCGGLGWQPAFENEQVLFFQINGMVLSLFQRDAYAQDSTRPYQPGSSTCALGHNTLDRDEVDTVYQQALAAGAEAVKTPQATFWGGYAGYFADPDGHMWEVAHNPFWPISEEGYTTFAS, encoded by the coding sequence ATGCAGCAACGTGTTTCCGTCATCACCCTGTCCGTCGCCGACATTGCCCGCAGCAAGGCGTTCTATTGCGGCGGCCTCGGCTGGCAACCCGCGTTTGAAAACGAACAGGTGCTGTTCTTCCAGATCAACGGCATGGTGTTGTCGCTGTTCCAGCGCGATGCCTATGCGCAGGACAGCACAAGACCCTACCAGCCTGGCAGCAGCACCTGTGCGCTGGGCCACAACACGCTGGATCGTGACGAAGTGGATACGGTCTACCAGCAGGCCCTGGCCGCCGGTGCGGAGGCGGTGAAAACACCGCAGGCGACGTTCTGGGGAGGGTATGCCGGCTATTTCGCCGACCCGGACGGGCATATGTGGGAGGTGGCGCACAATCCTTTCTGGCCGATCTCGGAAGAGGGTTATACGACCTTTGCGTCCTGA
- a CDS encoding DUF6607 family protein, with product MAHLLSRLLLSTALLGLAACATTPALDTTDTADRERDRQAILAMAGHYAVTFDFLENLALAPDYHLHDSHTSEAHELVLVVEDTPEHIVLQHILVSERGHVVKHWRQDWTYQATDFWAYAGDYRWTQRHISPADAAGKWVQTVWQVDDSPRYAGIGRWEHGHGISTWTSDVTWRPLPRREHTTRNDYDVLVSTNRHTITPTGWVHEQDSYKFNRANDQYLAHEVGTNTYTRDDTFDLSPAASYWEKTSRFWAAVRDKWDALLNDNETVGLAQPDSQDFEGSHLMALLQRANDLSHQTLDDAQLSQRVDDTLTPFVRLD from the coding sequence ATGGCACACCTGCTTTCGCGGCTGCTGCTGAGTACCGCCCTGCTGGGCCTGGCCGCCTGCGCCACCACCCCGGCCCTCGACACCACCGATACCGCCGACCGTGAGCGTGACCGCCAGGCCATTCTCGCCATGGCCGGCCATTACGCGGTGACCTTCGACTTCCTGGAAAACCTGGCGCTGGCCCCGGACTACCACCTGCACGACAGCCATACCTCCGAGGCTCACGAACTGGTGCTGGTGGTGGAAGACACTCCCGAGCACATCGTGCTGCAACACATTCTGGTCTCCGAGCGCGGCCATGTGGTGAAACACTGGCGCCAGGACTGGACCTACCAGGCCACGGACTTCTGGGCCTACGCCGGCGACTACCGCTGGACACAGCGCCACATCAGCCCGGCAGACGCCGCCGGCAAATGGGTGCAGACCGTCTGGCAGGTGGACGACAGCCCGCGCTACGCCGGCATCGGTCGCTGGGAACATGGCCACGGCATTTCCACCTGGACCTCAGACGTCACCTGGCGCCCCCTGCCACGCCGTGAACACACCACCCGCAACGACTATGACGTGCTGGTGAGCACCAACCGCCACACCATCACGCCCACTGGCTGGGTACACGAGCAGGACAGCTACAAGTTCAACCGCGCCAACGATCAGTACCTGGCACACGAAGTGGGCACCAATACCTACACCCGCGATGACACCTTCGATCTGTCGCCGGCCGCCAGCTACTGGGAAAAGACCAGCCGCTTCTGGGCCGCTGTGCGGGACAAGTGGGACGCCCTGCTCAACGACAACGAGACCGTCGGCCTGGCACAGCCAGACAGCCAGGACTTCGAAGGCTCGCACCTGATGGCCCTGCTGCAACGCGCCAACGACCTGTCGCATCAGACACTGGACGACGCGCAACTGTCACAACGGGTGGACGACACCCTGACGCCGTTCGTGCGCCTGGACTGA
- a CDS encoding Y-family DNA polymerase — MPEPLWCAVRLPQLPLEALHSDAQTPAVLAGRQRVLLACPLSHAAGITPGMKLATAHALCDGLRVCQRDLAAERQHLQQLAWQLLRFTPGVALHQPCVAEQGQQPGTDDLTTSPGLLLDLGGSLRLFRGSENLLVALFTRLSDGPLDWQAGLGHTPLAAWTLSHVPADVSLQALHRSRLGPDPAGPDLRDVFSLALASLSLDLLPLHSTLKDKLLAPGFHSLAALIALPRPALGRRFGKPFLHWLERLLGERPDPRESVTPPARFRSQYDVEEPITHQQSLLPLMQRQLAELESHLHWRHQAVRSIRWQLTDHLGEAPPLIVRRTRPGSDAATWLTLTGRHLEQHRLRAPVLRLVLTASRPERIEGTSHVLFHDPGERAGRHALLEKLASLPGLSLRQVRQCDEHLPELAQALTDPLRPAASIAPAQPPHARQPLWLFDPPQPLSTGSDGQPRWRGAPLALLGPDRTLSSHWWQQPRQRDYFLARHPGNQALCWLYRCDAGWFLHGLF; from the coding sequence ATGCCCGAGCCACTCTGGTGTGCCGTTCGCCTGCCACAACTGCCGCTGGAAGCGCTGCACAGTGATGCACAGACCCCGGCGGTACTGGCCGGGCGACAGCGGGTGTTGCTGGCCTGTCCACTCAGCCACGCCGCCGGCATCACACCCGGCATGAAGCTGGCCACCGCTCACGCCCTGTGCGACGGCCTGCGCGTCTGCCAGCGCGACCTCGCAGCGGAGCGGCAACACTTGCAGCAACTGGCCTGGCAACTGCTGCGGTTCACGCCCGGCGTAGCCCTGCACCAGCCCTGCGTGGCCGAACAGGGTCAGCAGCCCGGCACCGACGACCTGACCACGTCCCCCGGCCTGCTGCTGGATCTCGGCGGCAGCCTGCGGCTGTTCCGGGGCAGCGAAAACCTGCTGGTGGCCCTGTTCACCCGTCTGTCCGACGGCCCGCTGGACTGGCAGGCCGGGCTGGGCCATACGCCGCTGGCCGCCTGGACGCTGAGCCACGTCCCGGCGGATGTCAGCCTGCAGGCGCTGCACCGCAGCCGGCTGGGACCAGACCCCGCCGGCCCGGACCTGCGCGATGTCTTTTCGCTGGCGCTGGCCAGCCTGTCCCTGGACCTCCTGCCGCTGCACAGCACCCTGAAAGACAAACTGTTGGCACCGGGTTTCCACAGTCTCGCGGCGCTGATCGCCCTGCCCCGCCCGGCGCTGGGCCGGCGCTTCGGCAAACCCTTCCTGCACTGGCTGGAACGGCTGCTCGGCGAGCGCCCCGACCCGCGCGAATCCGTCACGCCACCCGCCCGTTTCCGCAGCCAGTACGATGTCGAAGAACCGATCACCCACCAGCAATCCCTGTTGCCACTGATGCAACGCCAACTGGCAGAACTGGAAAGCCACCTGCACTGGCGCCACCAGGCCGTGCGCAGTATCCGCTGGCAACTGACCGACCACCTGGGTGAAGCGCCGCCGCTGATCGTGCGCCGCACCCGGCCCGGCAGTGATGCCGCCACCTGGCTCACGCTCACCGGTCGGCATCTGGAGCAACACCGCCTGCGTGCCCCCGTGCTGCGTCTGGTGCTGACTGCCAGCCGCCCGGAGCGGATCGAGGGCACCAGCCACGTCCTGTTCCACGACCCCGGCGAGCGCGCCGGACGCCATGCCCTGCTGGAAAAGCTTGCCAGCCTGCCCGGCCTGAGCCTGCGCCAGGTGCGCCAGTGCGATGAGCACCTGCCGGAGCTGGCCCAGGCACTGACCGATCCCCTGCGCCCTGCGGCCAGCATCGCGCCCGCACAACCGCCGCATGCCCGGCAACCCCTGTGGCTGTTCGATCCACCCCAGCCGCTGAGCACCGGCAGTGATGGCCAGCCTCGCTGGCGCGGCGCCCCCCTGGCCCTGCTCGGCCCGGACCGCACCCTGAGCAGCCACTGGTGGCAACAGCCCCGCCAACGCGACTACTTCCTTGCCCGCCACCCCGGCAACCAGGCCCTGTGCTGGCTATACCGCTGTGACGCAGGCTGGTTTCTGCACGGGCTGTTCTGA
- a CDS encoding carboxymuconolactone decarboxylase family protein: MSDAQSAGLQARREVMGDDFVDRALGNATDFTQPLQDFLNEHAWGGVWTRAGLDRRTRSLVTLAALTALKCPQELKGHVRGALNNGCSVEEIRETLLHCAVYAGAPAAIDAFRAAQEVIDAAQA; encoded by the coding sequence ATGAGCGACGCTCAGTCCGCCGGTCTGCAGGCGCGCCGCGAGGTGATGGGTGATGACTTTGTTGACCGTGCCCTCGGCAATGCCACCGATTTCACGCAGCCGCTGCAGGATTTTCTCAATGAACATGCCTGGGGTGGCGTCTGGACCCGGGCCGGGCTGGATCGACGCACCCGCAGCCTGGTCACACTGGCAGCCCTGACGGCGCTGAAGTGCCCGCAGGAGCTGAAAGGCCATGTGCGTGGCGCGCTGAACAATGGCTGCAGTGTGGAGGAAATTCGCGAAACGTTATTGCATTGCGCGGTCTACGCGGGCGCGCCGGCCGCCATTGATGCCTTCCGGGCGGCGCAGGAAGTCATCGACGCCGCCCAGGCATGA
- a CDS encoding CYTH domain-containing protein: MGVEIERKFLVRDTAMLAGQAGEYLSQGYLSHTPEATVRVRIAGERAFLTVKGRNEGARRAEFEYPVPVDDARDMLALCPAGRIEKTRYRLPVAAFVWEVDVFHGDNDGLVVAEVELPDEQAALTLPAWAGEEVTDDPRYFNSALSQRPFRDW, from the coding sequence ATGGGTGTGGAAATCGAACGCAAGTTCCTGGTGCGTGATACCGCCATGCTGGCCGGCCAGGCCGGCGAATATCTGAGCCAGGGTTATCTGAGCCATACCCCGGAAGCTACCGTGCGGGTGCGCATCGCCGGTGAACGCGCTTTCCTCACCGTCAAGGGTCGCAACGAAGGCGCCCGGCGCGCTGAGTTCGAGTACCCCGTGCCCGTGGACGACGCCCGCGACATGCTCGCACTTTGCCCGGCCGGCCGCATCGAAAAAACCCGTTACCGGTTGCCGGTCGCGGCGTTTGTCTGGGAAGTGGACGTGTTCCATGGCGACAACGACGGCCTGGTCGTGGCCGAAGTGGAACTGCCGGACGAACAGGCCGCCCTGACGCTGCCTGCCTGGGCCGGCGAGGAAGTCACTGATGACCCGCGTTATTTCAACAGCGCCTTGAGCCAGCGCCCGTTCCGAGACTGGTAG
- a CDS encoding ketopantoate reductase family protein yields MMRILVVGAGGVGGYFGARLLQAGRDVTFLVRPARAEVLARDGLTLHSPLGDFHHPAPPHVTHDALTPFDLILLSCKARDLDSAMTAMAPAVGPDSLILPLLNGMAHLDRLCERFGEQAVLGGLCMISADRNAQGGILHFNDVAHLVFGERAGGYSARSRAVAAVLDGAGFTVSHADDILQAMWEKWTFIATLAGLTCLMRGAVCDMLAAGAAPLMQQMQAECEAVAAQAGFPVRPAAHERLAGVLGTSDSTLTASMLRDVERGLESEGEHLLGELLARRDPGTVPSPDTSLLMIACAHLRTYEARRRRGDLPGAN; encoded by the coding sequence ATGATGCGGATTCTGGTGGTGGGCGCCGGCGGTGTCGGCGGTTATTTTGGTGCGCGACTGTTACAGGCCGGGCGGGATGTGACCTTTCTGGTACGGCCTGCCCGGGCCGAAGTGCTGGCCCGCGACGGCCTGACCCTGCACAGCCCGCTGGGCGATTTTCATCATCCGGCCCCGCCGCATGTCACCCATGACGCGCTGACGCCGTTTGATCTGATCCTGCTGAGCTGCAAGGCCCGCGACCTGGACAGTGCCATGACAGCGATGGCGCCGGCGGTGGGGCCGGACAGCCTGATCCTGCCGCTGCTCAACGGCATGGCACACCTGGATCGTCTGTGCGAACGGTTTGGCGAACAGGCGGTGCTGGGCGGGCTGTGCATGATTTCCGCCGACCGCAATGCGCAGGGCGGGATACTGCATTTCAATGACGTCGCGCATCTGGTATTCGGTGAACGCGCCGGCGGCTATTCCGCGCGCTCCCGCGCTGTGGCCGCCGTGCTGGACGGTGCCGGGTTTACCGTCAGCCATGCCGACGACATTCTCCAGGCAATGTGGGAAAAATGGACCTTTATCGCCACCCTCGCCGGGCTGACCTGCCTGATGCGTGGCGCAGTGTGCGACATGCTTGCCGCCGGTGCCGCGCCGCTGATGCAGCAGATGCAGGCGGAGTGTGAAGCGGTGGCGGCACAGGCCGGTTTTCCGGTGCGTCCGGCGGCGCACGAGCGGCTGGCCGGGGTGCTGGGCACCAGCGATTCCACACTGACGGCGTCCATGTTGCGTGATGTGGAGCGGGGCCTGGAAAGCGAAGGTGAGCATTTGCTTGGCGAGCTGCTGGCGCGCCGTGATCCGGGTACTGTCCCGTCGCCGGACACGTCGCTGTTGATGATCGCCTGTGCCCACCTGCGCACCTATGAAGCCCGCCGCCGTCGCGGTGACCTGCCGGGAGCGAACTGA
- a CDS encoding TetR/AcrR family transcriptional regulator, protein MPRVSRKQSEANHDAICDAAARLFRERGLQGISVAEVMSAAGLTHGGFYGHFDSKEALAAQACSRAFGQAKERWAKRHAPFRKPSRARLATVDHHLSVSSRDAPGESCPVVGFAGDVAREPDDSPLRDAYTEGLKHLLAEFTALSDGRDMSSRRRQALADFSMMIGALVLSRATRGDALSEELLDAARKTLHAQERS, encoded by the coding sequence ATGCCACGGGTCAGCCGCAAGCAGAGCGAAGCCAACCATGACGCCATCTGCGATGCCGCAGCGCGGCTGTTCCGCGAGCGCGGGCTGCAGGGCATCAGCGTCGCCGAGGTGATGTCTGCCGCCGGGCTGACGCACGGCGGTTTCTACGGCCATTTCGATTCCAAGGAAGCGCTGGCGGCGCAGGCCTGCTCGCGTGCCTTCGGGCAGGCAAAAGAACGCTGGGCCAAACGTCACGCGCCGTTTCGCAAGCCGTCGCGCGCACGGCTGGCAACAGTGGATCATCATTTGTCCGTCAGCAGCCGCGATGCACCGGGTGAAAGCTGTCCCGTGGTCGGTTTCGCCGGCGATGTGGCGCGCGAGCCGGATGACAGCCCGCTGCGTGATGCCTATACCGAGGGCCTGAAGCACCTGCTGGCCGAATTCACCGCACTGAGCGATGGCCGGGACATGTCCAGCCGTCGTCGTCAGGCACTGGCGGATTTTTCCATGATGATCGGTGCGCTGGTGTTGTCGCGCGCCACGCGCGGCGATGCGCTGTCAGAAGAATTGCTTGATGCCGCCCGCAAGACCTTGCACGCACAGGAACGCTCATGA
- a CDS encoding MFS transporter, whose translation MSTSQRTFLGVMIGGAVVLAIALGVRHSFGLFLSPMSDDYGWGRETFAFAIAIQNLVWGLAQPFTGAFADRFGAGRVILVGAVLYALGLWGMSGAATPLMLTLSTGMLIGLALSATSFSVILGAVGRVVPDAQRPMAMGLVSAAGSLGQFLMLPGVLGMIRGIGWQGALIGLAILALMMLPFAAMVRVRAAPPLQNTPAQTLSQALGEAFSRPDFWLLSLGFFVCGFQLVFIGLHLPAYLVDQQLPATVGTTVLALVGLFNIVGTWLAGWLGSRLFRAGLLAWIYLLRSVVIVLFLWLPLTPWSAYLFGMAMGVLWLSTVPLTNSIVATIFGVRNLSMLGGIVFLFHQVGSFAGGWLGGYLFDRTGSYELVWQISIGLGVLAALLNMRVTERPVARIQAMQEAG comes from the coding sequence ATGAGCACATCACAACGTACTTTTCTCGGTGTCATGATCGGCGGCGCGGTGGTGCTGGCCATTGCGCTGGGGGTGCGCCACAGTTTCGGGCTGTTCCTGTCGCCGATGAGCGATGACTATGGCTGGGGCCGGGAAACCTTTGCCTTCGCCATTGCCATCCAGAATCTGGTCTGGGGGCTGGCGCAGCCTTTTACCGGCGCCTTCGCGGATCGTTTTGGCGCCGGCCGGGTGATCCTGGTCGGTGCCGTCCTCTACGCACTGGGTTTGTGGGGCATGAGCGGTGCGGCGACGCCACTGATGCTGACCCTGAGCACCGGTATGCTGATCGGGCTGGCGCTGTCGGCCACCTCATTTTCCGTCATTCTCGGCGCCGTGGGGCGAGTGGTGCCGGATGCGCAGCGGCCGATGGCCATGGGCCTAGTGTCCGCCGCCGGTTCGCTCGGCCAGTTCCTGATGTTGCCGGGCGTGCTGGGCATGATTCGCGGTATTGGCTGGCAGGGCGCGCTGATCGGGCTGGCGATCCTGGCCCTGATGATGCTGCCGTTTGCCGCCATGGTGCGTGTGCGCGCCGCGCCGCCGTTGCAGAACACGCCGGCGCAGACGCTTTCCCAGGCACTGGGCGAAGCCTTCTCGCGCCCGGATTTCTGGCTGCTGTCGCTGGGTTTTTTCGTGTGCGGTTTCCAGCTGGTGTTTATCGGCCTGCATCTGCCGGCCTATCTGGTCGACCAGCAATTGCCGGCCACAGTCGGCACCACGGTGCTGGCGCTGGTGGGGCTGTTCAACATCGTCGGCACCTGGCTGGCCGGGTGGCTCGGCAGCCGCCTGTTCCGCGCCGGATTGCTGGCGTGGATCTATCTGCTGCGCAGTGTGGTGATCGTGCTGTTCCTGTGGCTGCCACTGACACCCTGGAGCGCCTATCTGTTTGGCATGGCCATGGGCGTGCTGTGGCTGTCCACGGTGCCGTTGACCAACAGCATCGTGGCGACCATTTTCGGTGTGCGGAACCTGTCCATGCTGGGCGGTATCGTGTTCCTGTTTCATCAGGTCGGTTCGTTCGCGGGCGGCTGGCTGGGTGGCTACCTGTTTGACCGCACCGGCAGTTATGAACTGGTGTGGCAGATTTCCATTGGCCTGGGTGTGCTGGCGGCGTTGCTGAACATGCGGGTGACCGAACGGCCGGTGGCGCGCATCCAGGCGATGCAGGAGGCGGGATGA